From Rutidosis leptorrhynchoides isolate AG116_Rl617_1_P2 chromosome 3, CSIRO_AGI_Rlap_v1, whole genome shotgun sequence, a single genomic window includes:
- the LOC139903017 gene encoding uncharacterized protein isoform X2 translates to MVVEESIMIGFDNSSYMHLIGPYGLKLQISCIRSYCKAKLKSNPMNMIGIFGMGGEADYKCLEPTRKLDKIMSYLKGVLDERPTLSGGLDFDGGISLSEWFFNFECEKSSERRLLLFIGGYVCFGMMTGEDYGKSFNKTGVAVDVLHFLIPNCYVNTKLALDALVDATNNNNQNSHVKHFELTPDTVASDIISRYPDIFPFEIARNKNAKDSKGNGNVKSCKRKRRY, encoded by the exons ATGGTGGTTGAG GAGAGTATTATGATCGGTTTCGACAATTCTTCATATATGCACCTTATTGGTCCTTATGGACTTAAGCTTCAAATTAGTTGTATTCGATCCTATTGCAAAGCTAAACTGaag TCTAATCCAATGAATATGATAGGCATATTTGGAATGGGTGGTGAAGCTGATTATAAGTGCCTTGAACCTACTAGAAAACTTGATAAAATCATGAGTTACCTTAAGG GTGTACTAGATGAACGACCTACCTTGTCTGGTGGTTTGGACTTTGATGGAGGGATTAGCCTTAGTGAGTGGTTTTTTAACTTTGAATGTGAAAAATCAAGTGAGAGAAGGTTGCTTCTCTTTATTGGagggtatgtat GTTTCGGTATGATGACTGGGGAGGATTATGGAAAGTCGTTTAATAAAACGGGTGTAGCTGTTGATGTTTTGCACTTCCTTATACCGAATTGCTACGTTAATACAAAGCTTGCGCTTGATGCATTAGTTGATGCcaccaataataataatcagaaCAGCCACGTTAAACACTTTGAACTTACGCCTGATACAGTTGCTTCGGATATCATATCCAG GTATCCAGACATTTTCCCATTTGAGATAGCAAGAAATAAAAATGCCAAAGATTCCAAGGGAAATGGTAATGTGAAGTCGTGCAAAAGGAAGAGGCGCTACTGA
- the LOC139903017 gene encoding uncharacterized protein isoform X3, translating into MVVEESIMIGFDNSSYMHLIGPYGLKLQISCIRSYCKAKLKSNPMNMIGIFGMGGEADYKCLEPTRKLDKIMSYLKGVLDERPTLSGGLDFDGGISLSEWFFNFECEKSSERRLLLFIGGYLGFGMMTGEDYGKSFNKTGVAVDVLHFLIPNCYVNTKLALDALVDATNNNNQNSHVKHFELTPDTVASDIISRHFPI; encoded by the exons ATGGTGGTTGAG GAGAGTATTATGATCGGTTTCGACAATTCTTCATATATGCACCTTATTGGTCCTTATGGACTTAAGCTTCAAATTAGTTGTATTCGATCCTATTGCAAAGCTAAACTGaag TCTAATCCAATGAATATGATAGGCATATTTGGAATGGGTGGTGAAGCTGATTATAAGTGCCTTGAACCTACTAGAAAACTTGATAAAATCATGAGTTACCTTAAGG GTGTACTAGATGAACGACCTACCTTGTCTGGTGGTTTGGACTTTGATGGAGGGATTAGCCTTAGTGAGTGGTTTTTTAACTTTGAATGTGAAAAATCAAGTGAGAGAAGGTTGCTTCTCTTTATTGGagg TTATTTAGGTTTCGGTATGATGACTGGGGAGGATTATGGAAAGTCGTTTAATAAAACGGGTGTAGCTGTTGATGTTTTGCACTTCCTTATACCGAATTGCTACGTTAATACAAAGCTTGCGCTTGATGCATTAGTTGATGCcaccaataataataatcagaaCAGCCACGTTAAACACTTTGAACTTACGCCTGATACAGTTGCTTCGGATATCATATCCAG ACATTTTCCCATTTGA
- the LOC139903017 gene encoding uncharacterized protein isoform X1 has product MVVEESIMIGFDNSSYMHLIGPYGLKLQISCIRSYCKAKLKSNPMNMIGIFGMGGEADYKCLEPTRKLDKIMSYLKGVLDERPTLSGGLDFDGGISLSEWFFNFECEKSSERRLLLFIGGYLGFGMMTGEDYGKSFNKTGVAVDVLHFLIPNCYVNTKLALDALVDATNNNNQNSHVKHFELTPDTVASDIISRYPDIFPFEIARNKNAKDSKGNGNVKSCKRKRRY; this is encoded by the exons ATGGTGGTTGAG GAGAGTATTATGATCGGTTTCGACAATTCTTCATATATGCACCTTATTGGTCCTTATGGACTTAAGCTTCAAATTAGTTGTATTCGATCCTATTGCAAAGCTAAACTGaag TCTAATCCAATGAATATGATAGGCATATTTGGAATGGGTGGTGAAGCTGATTATAAGTGCCTTGAACCTACTAGAAAACTTGATAAAATCATGAGTTACCTTAAGG GTGTACTAGATGAACGACCTACCTTGTCTGGTGGTTTGGACTTTGATGGAGGGATTAGCCTTAGTGAGTGGTTTTTTAACTTTGAATGTGAAAAATCAAGTGAGAGAAGGTTGCTTCTCTTTATTGGagg TTATTTAGGTTTCGGTATGATGACTGGGGAGGATTATGGAAAGTCGTTTAATAAAACGGGTGTAGCTGTTGATGTTTTGCACTTCCTTATACCGAATTGCTACGTTAATACAAAGCTTGCGCTTGATGCATTAGTTGATGCcaccaataataataatcagaaCAGCCACGTTAAACACTTTGAACTTACGCCTGATACAGTTGCTTCGGATATCATATCCAG GTATCCAGACATTTTCCCATTTGAGATAGCAAGAAATAAAAATGCCAAAGATTCCAAGGGAAATGGTAATGTGAAGTCGTGCAAAAGGAAGAGGCGCTACTGA